In Ciconia boyciana chromosome 30, ASM3463844v1, whole genome shotgun sequence, a single genomic region encodes these proteins:
- the ERFL gene encoding ETS domain-containing transcription factor ERF-like, which yields MDCSCVSDLLLTSPVPALWTPGFAFPDWAYKPESSPGSRQIQLWHFILELLRKEEYREVIAWQGDYGEFVIKDPDEVARLWGVRKCKPHMNYDKLSRALRYYYNKRILHKTKGKRFTYKFNFSKVVLVNYPLLDVAGGAPLLLAPGPFPGGGHGPDCAPLTPETLQSLFCGPRPADPPGRPPLFERQPEAEKLRLEVAMPFLGSGLSGYSKAPALLGAYGRPPVPEYPWGWGPYVPGALPLPGSKLPAALYPPPFYPPLPPPPPPPPPPPPRPPPPPRHRYRSRRGGRWSRAPTRSWR from the exons ATGGACTGCAGCTGTGTCTCCGACCTGCTCCTCACCTCCCCGGTGCCGGCCCTCTGGACCCCAG GCTTCGCCTTCCCGGACTGGGCGTACAAGCCGGAGTCGAGCCCGGGCTCGCGGCAGATCCAGCTCTGGCACTTCATCCTGGAGCTGCTGCGGAAGGAGGAGTACCGGGAGGTGATCGCCTGGCAGGGCGACTACGGCGAGTTCGTCATCAAGGACCCCGACGAGGTGGCCCGGCTCTGGGGGGTCCGCAAGTGCAAGCCCCACATGAACTACGACAAGCTCAGCCGGGCCCTCAG GTACTACTACAACAAGCGGATCCTGCACAAGACCAAGGGCAAGCGCTTCACCTACAAGTTCAACTTCAGCAAGGTGGTGCTGGTCAACTACCCGCTGCTGGACGTGGCCGGCGGGGCCCCGCTGCTGCTGGCCCCCGGGCCCTTTCCCGGGGGGGGGCACGGCCCCGACTGCGCCCCGCTCACCCCCGAG ACGCTGCAGTCGCTCTTCTgcggcccgcgccccgccgACCCCCCCGGCCGGCCCCCGCTCTTCGAGCGCCAGCCCGAGGCCGAGAAGCTGCGGCTGGAGGTGGCCATGCCCTTCCTGGGCTCCG GTCTCTCCGGCTACTCGAAGGCGCCGGCGCTGCTGGGGGCCTACGGGCGGCCGCCGGTGCCCGAGtacccctggggctgggggccgtaCGTGCCCGGggcgctgccgctgcccggCTCCAAGCTGCCCGCCGCGCTCTACCCGCCGCCCTTCTacccgccgctgccgccgccgccgccgccgccgccgccgccgccgccgcggccgccgccgccgccccggcaccGGTACCGGAGCCGCCGGGGCGGCCGCTGGAGCCGGGCTCCGACTCGGAGCTGGAGGTGA